CCTGCGCTGCCCAGCATCAGGCCGACCGCAAGGAACAACAGGACCGCGTCGCCATTCTTTCCCACCCGCGCAAACGAGGGGTCGTGCTCGCCCTCGTGGCCGATGGCATGGGTGGTTATGCCGGTGGTTCGCTGGCGGCTGAGCAGGTGCTGCACACTGCCAAAAGCAGTCTCGAACATTTTTCCCCGGCTGAAGAGGCGCCGGAAAAAATGCTTGAAGCGGCGATGCTCGAAGCGCACACGATGATTCGAGCATCACGCTTCATCAATGAAAAAGAGCCGCACAGTACGGCCGTCATGCTGCTGCTCCAGCCGGGCCGGCTGACCTGGGGGCATTGTGGCGATAGTCGCCTGTACCGTTTCCATGGCAAGGATCTGGTCAGTCGCACGGTCGACCACTCCTACGTCGAACATTTGGTCAATATCGGCCGGATTTCACCGGAAGAGGCGCTGACCCACCCCAATCGCAATGTCTTGATGACTTCGCTCGGCGGGGTCGATGAGCCGCGCATTGATTTTGCCAACAGCGTCGAGATCGTCGCCGGCGATTCTTTCGTGCTTTGTTCGGATGGCCTGTGGGCTTATTTCGGCGAGGTCGAGATGGGGCTGCTGGTCGCCGGGAATTCTGCCCGCAAAGCTTGTGAAATCATGATCGATGAAGCCCGGCGACGGGCGCGTGGTGCAGGTGATAACGTTTCGCTGGCGGTGATCAAGATTGTTGACGTCCCAGTACCTCGCCCATCGCCTTCGTCGTTCAGGACATGATTTTCGGCCGACACTTGTGAAAATGGCACCTTGCGGTGCCATTTTTTTCGCCTTACTTACGTCCGAGGCCGCCGAGTAGCGCGGCAACGACACGACGCGGCTTGTGCGGGTCCGGTTTGGCCGGGGCCTGGGCCGAATCCGGCACTTCGCCACGGGGCGTGGTTTCCTCGTACGGCTTGCTGAAGTCGAAACCGTCGGCAGCGATCATCGGATTGCGGCGGGCCGGGCGGCGTTCGCTGCGTTCGGCTCGCTCGTAACGTTCGCTGCGCTCCGGCTTGTGGGCCAGCGGCGCCTTGCTCGGTGCGGCCGGCGGGCGCTTTTTCTTGTTGCCCGGCGGGTATTCGTACTCTGCTTCGGGTTCGAAGCCAACGACTTCAACCTGTTCGATCGGGCGCTTGATCAACTTCTCGATATCGACCAGGTAACCGACTTCGTGGGCGCTGACCAGCGAGATGGCATTGCCGCTCTTGCCGGCGCGGCCGGTCCGGCCGATGCGGTGTACGTAGTCTTCCGGCGTGTGCGGCAGTTCGTAGTTGATCACGTAAGGCAGGTCATCGACATCAAGGCCGCGCGCTGCGACGTCGGTGGCGATCAGGGCGTGCGTCTGGCCGGCCTTGAAGGCATCGAGCGCCTTGATCCGGTCGAGCTGGCTCTTGTCGCCGTGAATCGCATCGGCCTGGATGCCGGCGCGCTGCAGTTCGCGAGTCAGGCGCGAGCAGCCCTGTTTGGTGCGCATGAACACGATGCACTGGCGGATTTCACCGGATTTCAGCAGCTTGGTCAGCAGGCCGCGCTTGCCGTATTCCGAAACCGGGTGCACGCGGTGCGTGATGGTATCGGAAACCTGGTTGCGGCGGGCCACTTCAATCAGTACCGGCGAGCGCAGCATGCTGTCGGCCAGCTTCTTGATTTCTTCCGAGAAGGTGGCCGAAAACAGCAGGCTCTGGCGCTGCTGCGGCAGCAGGTTGAGAATGCGCGTTACATCGGGCACAAAACCCATGTCGAGCATGCGGTCGGCTTCGTCGAGCACCAGGGCCTGGACCGAATTGAAGCTGACGCTTTTGTTTTCGACGTGGTCGAGCAGTCGACCGGGGGTGGCAACCAGGATTTCGACGCCTTTTTTCAGTTCGGCGATTTGCGGCTTGATATCGACGCCGCCGAAGGCGCACATCGAGCGCAGGTGGGTGTGCTTGCTGTAGGCCTTGACCGATTCGAAGACTTGCAGCGCCAGTTCGCGGGTCGGCGCGAGGATCAGGGCGCGTACCGGGTGCTTGGCCGGTGACGGGCTGCTTGAAGCGAAGGGCAGGATGCGCTGCAGGATCGGCAGCGTGAAGGCGGCCGTCTTGCCGGTGCCGGTCTGGGCGCCGCCCATGATGTCCTGGCCGCGGATGACCAGCGGAATGGCCTGGGCCTGGATCGGCGTAGGTTTGGTGTAGCCTTCGTCGAGTACGGCGCGCAGCAGTTCGGGCGCGAGGCCAAGATCGGCGAAGGTGATTTCGGGTGCGGCTTCGGCAGCCGGGGTGCTGGCAAGGTCGCCAGCTAACGTATTGATTTCAGACATGGGGCCGTATTATACGCCTAGCCGGGGCCGAGTACCCGGATGTGTCCGGTGAGTGTTTCTGGCCATCCCCGGTTGTCTGGCGAACGCAGTCGGTGTTGCTGCACAATCGCCCGCCAATTCAGCTATTCAGGCGATTGCTTGCCAGCATTTTGGTGCCGGGAGCAACGTTGACCGCGACACTCCGGTGGGTGGGGGCTGACGATCACAGGTCGGCGATCAGTTCTTCCAGTCGTTGTCGATTGATCGGCTTGACCAGGATGTTGTCGAAGCCATAGGCCAGGAAACGCTCCCGTTCTTCCGGAAAGGCATGGGCCGTGTAGGCGATGATGTGCAGCGGGCGGTCACCTTGCATGGCACGCAGGCGTGTGCAGGTTTCTTCGCCGGAAATGCCCGGCATGCTGATGTCGAGCAGGACCAGGCTGAAATTGTTTTGTCCGGCGAGGATCAGTGCGGTTTCGCCGTTGTCTGCCTCTAGCGGACTCCAGCCCAGTTTCTTGAGCAGGGTGGTGGCGAGCAGCCGGTTGGTCGGGTGGTCATCGACGACCAGTGCGTTGCGATCAGCCATGGATTGGCTCCAGGGGAAAGTGCAGGGTAAAGGTTGAACCGGTGCCGACGGTTGAGTCGAGTGTAACCCGTCCCCCCATGTGCTCGACGAGTTGCTTGACGATGGCCAGGCCCAATCCGGTGCCGCCGTGTTCCCGGGTCAAAAAGGTTTCGAGTTGCTTGAATTTTTCGAAAATGGCCTCGCGACTTTCCGGCGGAATGCCGGGGCCGGTGTCGGTGATGGCGAAGGTGATTTCCTGCTCGTCGCGGTTGACGGAAAGCGTGACGCTGCCATGTTCGGTAAATTTGATGGCGTTGTTCAACAGGTTGTTGAGCAACTGGCGCAGGCGGGTTGGGTCGGTGCGCAGCGATTCCGGCAGGTTGTCGGCCAGTTGTATTCCGAGTTTCAGGCCCTTGGCGGCAGCCGGGGTGTGGTGCACTGCGACGCAGTCGCTGACGAAGGTTGCCAGTGAGGTATCGGTCCAGTTGAGGGTCATTTCGCCGGACTCGATCTTGGCCAGGTCGAGGATGTCGCCGACCAGCGTCAGGAGGTGTTCTCCGCTCTGGTGAATGATGTTGGCGTACTCCTGCTGGTCAGGGTCGTTGAGTTCCGATTTGAGCAGTTCGGCAAAACCCAGGATGCCATTGAGCGGGGTGCGCAGTTCGTGCGATACCGTGGCCAGGAAGGCGGATTTGAGGCGGCTGGCCTCTTCGGCTTTTTCCTTGGCTTCTTCAAGACGCAGGAAGGATTCTTCGACCGAGTCCGCCATGTTGTTGAACGAACGAGCCAGTTCGCCCATTTCATCGGCAGAGCGTGCCTCCAGACGATGCTTGAGATCGCCGCTCTGGAAGGCGTGGATGCCGGTAATCATGCCGGTGATGCGCCGCGTCAACAGGTTAGCCATCCAGATGGCAATGGCAATGACGAGGATGGTCATCAGCAGGGTCGAACCCCACAGGCCGATCGCGGTCGAGGTCAGGCTGTTCTTGATGCCGTCGAGCATCTCGCCTTGCTGGCTTTTGAAGCTGGCATCCTTTTCGGCGACCAGGGCATTGATCTTGCCGGCTGTTTCGGTCGCCGCCTTGTGGAAGTCGTCGACATTCGCGCCAATCGTGACAAAGCCGAAACCTTGCGGTGTCTTGCCATACTGGCCGGTGTAGTAGGGAATCGCAGCGGCTGTGGTCAGTTTCCACAGGCCCGAGAAGAAAATGACGAAAGAGCCCGAACCGCCGTGTTCCGTGACGGCATTCCAGCCGTCGCATTGCGGCGAGAAGTTGAGGTAGCGACAATCCAGCCCGACGGTTCCCGCTTTGACCAGTTCCTTGGCCGGTTTGCGTTTCAGGTTCTGGTCACGGAAAGGCGGCACATCGGCCAGAAACTCATCGGAGGGTTTTCCGCTGGCTTGCCATTCTTCGTAGAGTTGCTGATCCATCCAGGGTGTTGCCGGACGACCGGTCTCGGCGTCGTAGCCGACAATCATGTAATCCCGCGGATGCGAAATCGAGCGACTCTTGTAATCCCAGATGAAGGCGTAATTGCCCTTGATGGCATCGGCGATCGGCGTGTAGCGCTCTTCGGTGGGCATCAATCGGTCTGAGAACTGGCGAATGTGGTCGTGGTCGAGAGCCAATGTGACGTAGCCGCTGATCAGCCCGTTTCTGACGACCGGCATGGCCCAGCGGACAATGCCCCGGAAACGCTTGCCAACCGGGTTTTCAGTGCCGGCGTAGGCGGATTCCTCCGGCTTGAACGGCTTGCCGGCTTTTTCCAGTGCGGCGGGCAGGTAAGGGCCGATGGCCTGAGTCGGGACGTAGGCGCCGATGACGTCCGAGACGTAGATTTCACCCGGCTTGAGCTTTTTCAGTTCGGCAAAGTAATTTTCCGCCTTGACGAAGGTGTTCTTGCGGTCGACAACGTTTTTCAGCTGTTTTTCAGTCAGGTTGCCGCGCGTTACCTTGATTTTTTCCTGGCCGTTGAGATCAACGAAGGTCATTTCGACAAAAATTGGCCGGTTTTCCTGCTCGCCAAAATATTCCGGCGCGCGGGTGTGAAAATCTTTGGCATTGTCCGGCAGGATGGGCCGCGTCACCTTGGCTTCGCGGACGACCGGTTTTTCCGGTACCCATGATTTTTCATCTTTGGCCAATATCCATTTGGCGTGCTGGAAGAGGGGGCGGTTGCGATCGGCCAGGAAGCGGCGGAATGCTCCTTCAGACGGCTCCATGCCGGCGGCAACCTGGATATCGCGGTCACGGTCGTAGAGGAAATCGGCAATTTCCTTGGCTGCGTCCGTCGTCAGGGCTTCGATTGCCTCGCGCGAACGCAGGTCCAGCGCGCGAATCGAGTCGTCGGTGACCGTCTGGCCAACCGCCTTGATGCTCGACAGCATCGCATCGGCCATGCTGCCCGCCTTGATCGAGACGTCAGCACCCAACTGTTGGGCAGCATGCCAGGCGAACCAGGCAAGCAAAATCAGGGGTACAACCTTGATCAGGACGAAAATCGCGATCAGTTTGCCGCGAATGCCAATCAAAAAGGCGGGTAGCTTCACAATCACTCCTCCACGGGCTACCGCAACGCTGCCGCGCCCTAGTGTTTGCTGGCGCCTTTCTCGGCGCTCTTTTCTGGTTCCTTGGCCGTCTCGGGCGAATCCGCCTCTTCGCTGGCCGGGGCTTTTTTCTTCTTTTTGGCTGCGCCGGGCGGATCTGCCGGCGGCAGTTGCGGCGCGATGGTTTCTATCTTGTTCTCGCGCATGTATTCGTCCATCTCGCGCCAGCCGCCGTACACACTGGCTTTGGGTAGCCAGCTGTAAATGGCGTAGCAATCCTCGATGGCCCGGCCGGAATGGCGGCAGGCACTGCCTACGGCCTTGCCTTCGGCCTCTTTTTTAGCCGGATCTTCCAATCCCAGTTTCTGATTGACCTGATCGCAGCCGGCAAGAGCCAGAAGTAGCGTGGTGGCGAGAAAAATGCGCTTGATCATGGGAGGATTCTCGCACATTGTCAGCGGATTTGGCCAACCGCCGACCGTGGTGCCGACGTTATAATTATCCCTTTATGCTTACTGGAGTTCTCATGTCGCGTCCTCTTCGTCCCCTGGTCGCCGCAGCCTGCGTCGCAATGGCATTTTCGGCCCAGGCGGCCAAGCCGGCAAAACAGGCAAAGCAGGCAGCCAAGCCTGCCGCCGCTACACCCGCTGCGCCTTCCGAACTGGCGCTGGCCCACAACCTTGGTCCGGCGGGTGAAGAGCGCTTGCAGGTCGTGGTCGATCGTTTCAACAAGGAGACAGGGTCTGCACTGAAGTTGATTCGTCATGAGCATGGGCAAAAGCCGGCCAGCCTGAATCTCATTCGTCGCTACGATCTGGCTGAGGTGCTGGCCTATCCCAAGAATTTCGTGCCGCTCTACGACATGATGGCGAAAGCCGGGCAGCCGCTGAATGTCGGGGAGCTCTCCAGTGATCTGAAGGCTGGGGTGGTCGATGCCAAGGGGCGTCTGGTGGCCTTGCCGCTGGCCTATTCGACGCCGGTCCTGTTCTTCAACAAGAATGCCTTGCGCAAGGCCAAGCTCGACCCCGAGCAGCCGCCGAAAACCTGGTTTGAAATGCAGGGCATGCTCGACAAGCTGCAGGATGCCGGTTACGCCTGTCCTTACACGACCTCATGGCCGGTCTGGGTGCATATCGATAATGTCAGTTCGGTTTCCGGTGTACCGGCGATGAACGAAAAGGGCCTGCTCACTTTCAATGGCCTGCCTCAGGTCAAGCACGTTGCCATGATGGCAACCTGGGCCAAGGCCGGTTATTTCCGGACTTTCGGCCGGCGTGATGAAGCCAGCGCCAAGTTCCAGGATGGCGAGTGCGCGATGATCACCACCGACTCCCGCGAAGTGACCGATTTCCGCGATGCCAAGGGCGTCGAGCTGGGGGTCGCCCCGATGCCTTTCCACGATGATGTGTACGGCGGCCGCCAGCACACGCTGGCAGACGGTGCGTCGCTCTGGGCCGGGGCCGGTTATACGCCGGTGCAGTACAAGCAGGCAGCCAAGTTCGTCGCCTATCTGCTCTCGCCTGAAATGCAGGTCGAGCTGGTCCGTTCCTACGGTCAACTGCCGCTGACGGCTGCTTCTCGGGCTGCCGCTCGCAGCAAGCTGCTCAAGGATGACGACCAGTCGCTGCAGGTGGCGTATGGTTCCCTGAATGGCAAGGGCGCCCAGCCGAGTGTTCGTGTGGCCAATATCGATCCGGTCCGTATTATCACCAACGAAGAGTTGGAAGCAGTCTGGTCTGACAAGAAGCCGGCCAAGGCGGCACTCGATACCGCCGTGAGCCGTGGTAATGCAGTGCTCGGCGCCAAGCCGGGCCTGAAGAAGGCCCAGCCCTTCTGATGCATGATTCGCTGCCGCGCTGGTTTGCCCATCGCGGTGGCGGCTCGCTGGCTCCGGAAAATACGCTGGCCGGGATTCATCTTGCGGCCAGCCTGGGGTTTCGGGCCGTGGAGTTTGATGTCATGTTGAGTCGGGATGGCACGCCCATCCTGATTCACGATGAAACCCTTGAACGGACGACCAACGGTGTCGGGCAGGTGTGTGAAAGCACTGACGCGCAGCTTTTTTCACTGAATGCCGGCCACGGGGAGCGCATCCCCCGGTTTTCGGAGGCCGCCGCCCTGTGCCGACAATACGGTTTGCTGGCCAACGTTGAAATCAAGCCGGCATCCGGCCATGAAATCCGGACGGCGGAGATCGTTGCTTCACTGACGGCGGAGTACTGGCATGGGGCCGATGTTCCGCCTTTGCTTTCTTCCTTTTCGCTGGACGCGCTGGCCGTGGCTCGTGACGTCGCGCCGCAGATCAGGCGCGGTGTGCTCTACGAATCCGTGCCCGCCGGGTGGCTTGAAGATATCCGGTATTTGCAGGCATTCTCGCTGCACTGCGATGCGGTGCAATTGACCGATGCAACCCTGGCCGATTGTCGACAGCAGGGTGTCCCAGTGCTGTGTTACACGGTCAACGTGCCGGAAATGGCGGAAATGCTTTTCCGGCGAGGCGTCAGCGCCTTGTTTACTGATCGGCTTGATTTGTTTTCGCCCGAAACAACTGCTTACAAAAGCTTGCAATCAGACGGCTGATTTTCTCCGGCGTTTGTTTTCTAATGCAACTCAGGGAAAACGCCCGATCTTCTGGAGGAGCCAGTCATGAAAAATTTCAAAAGTATTGCTGTTCTCTGCGCCTTGCTGCCTATCGCCGCCTGGGCACAAACCGCTACGCCTCGCGTCGACCAGCGCGAGGCTCGTCAGGAAGCTCGTATTCAACAAGGTGCCGCTTCCGGCAGCCTGACGCCCCGCGAGACGGCTCGTCTTGAGCGTGGTCAGCAACGGGTCGAAAACATGGAGGCTCGCGCCAAGTCGGATGGTGTCGTGACGCGTCAGGAGCGTCGGCATCTTGAGCATACCCAGAATGTGCAGAATCGTCACATTGCCGCCGAGAAGCACGACCGGCAGCATGACTATAACCATGATGGGCGCAAGGACCGGCCGTATCGTTCCCGCTGATTTGCCGCAGGCATGCACGAAGAACCCGCCCCCCGGCGGGTTTTTCTTTTAAAATCGACGGTTTCGAATTCAATGCCATTTAGGGCCGACAGCTTATGAAAAGCGCCGAAATCCGCCAGCAGTTCCTCGACTTCTTCGCCTCCAAGGGGCATCAGATCGTGGCCTCCAGTTCGCTCGTGCCACACGAGGACCCAACCCTGTTGTTTACCAACGCCGGGATGAATCAGTTCAAGGACGTTTTCCTCGGTTTCGACAAGCGTCCCTACAGCCGCGCAACGACCTCGCAAAAATGCGTGCGCGCCGGCGGCAAGCATAACGACCTCGAAAATGTCGGCTACACCGCGCGTCACCATACTTTTTTCGAAATGCTTGGCAATTTCTCGTTTGGCGATTACTTCAAGCGCGACGCAATTACCTACGCCTGGGAGTTGCTGACCGAAGTCTACAAGTTGCCCAAGGACAAGCTGACCATCACCGTCTATGCCGAGGATGACGAAGCCTACGATATCTGGACCAAGGAAGTCGGCGTGCCGGCCGAGCGCGTCATTCGCATCGGTGACAACAAGGGCGCCCGTTATGCCTCCGACAATTTCTGGATGATGGGCGACACCGGCCCCTGCGGCCCGTGCACCGAAATCTTCTACGACCACGGCGAAAAGCACTGGGGCGGCCCCCCGGGATCGCCTGAAGAAGACGGCGACCGTTTCATTGAAATCTGGAACAACGTCTTCATGCAGTTCAACCGCGACGAAGCCGGCGTGATGCATCCGCTGCCCAAGCCCTCGGTGGACACCGGCATGGGGCTGGAGCGTATCTCGGCCGTGTTGCAGGGCGTGCACGCCAACTACGAAATTGACCTGTTCCAGAGCCTGATCAAGGCTGCTGCGCGCGAAACCAGCGATGCTGACATCAACAGCCCGTCGCTCAAGGTACTGGCCGACCATATTCGCGCCTGTTCCTTCCTGCTGGCCGATGGCGTCATTCCGGGTAACGAAGGCCGCGGCTACGTACTGCGCCGAATTATCCGCCGCGCCATCCGTCACGGCTACAAGCTGGGCGCCCGTGCTGCCTTCTTCCACAAAATGGTGCCGGATCTGGTCGCCGAAATGGGTGGCGCCTATCCCGAACTGGTTCAGAATCAGGCGCGAGTGACTGCCACGTTGAAGCAGGAAGAAGAGCGTTTCTTCGCCACTATCGAACATGGCATGGCGATTGTCGAAAGTGAACTGGCTGCCCTCAAGGCTGCCGGCAACAAGGTTTTCAACGGCGATACCGCCTTCAAGCTGCACGATACCTACGGCTTCCCGCTCGATTTGACGCAGGACATCTGCCGTGAGCAGGAAATCACCGTCGACGCAGCGGCCTTCGATGCCGCCATGGCGCGTCAGAAGGAACAGGCGCGTGCCGCCGGCAAGTTCAAGATGGCGGCCAATCTCGAATACGATGGCCCGGTCAGCACTTTCCACGGTTACGATGGTCTTGAAGCGCAGGGCAAGATCCTGGCGCTGTACAAGGACGGTGTCGCGGTCAACGAGCTGCACGAGGGCGATTTGGGTGTGGC
The sequence above is drawn from the Dechloromonas sp. TW-R-39-2 genome and encodes:
- a CDS encoding HAMP domain-containing sensor histidine kinase, with amino-acid sequence MKLPAFLIGIRGKLIAIFVLIKVVPLILLAWFAWHAAQQLGADVSIKAGSMADAMLSSIKAVGQTVTDDSIRALDLRSREAIEALTTDAAKEIADFLYDRDRDIQVAAGMEPSEGAFRRFLADRNRPLFQHAKWILAKDEKSWVPEKPVVREAKVTRPILPDNAKDFHTRAPEYFGEQENRPIFVEMTFVDLNGQEKIKVTRGNLTEKQLKNVVDRKNTFVKAENYFAELKKLKPGEIYVSDVIGAYVPTQAIGPYLPAALEKAGKPFKPEESAYAGTENPVGKRFRGIVRWAMPVVRNGLISGYVTLALDHDHIRQFSDRLMPTEERYTPIADAIKGNYAFIWDYKSRSISHPRDYMIVGYDAETGRPATPWMDQQLYEEWQASGKPSDEFLADVPPFRDQNLKRKPAKELVKAGTVGLDCRYLNFSPQCDGWNAVTEHGGSGSFVIFFSGLWKLTTAAAIPYYTGQYGKTPQGFGFVTIGANVDDFHKAATETAGKINALVAEKDASFKSQQGEMLDGIKNSLTSTAIGLWGSTLLMTILVIAIAIWMANLLTRRITGMITGIHAFQSGDLKHRLEARSADEMGELARSFNNMADSVEESFLRLEEAKEKAEEASRLKSAFLATVSHELRTPLNGILGFAELLKSELNDPDQQEYANIIHQSGEHLLTLVGDILDLAKIESGEMTLNWTDTSLATFVSDCVAVHHTPAAAKGLKLGIQLADNLPESLRTDPTRLRQLLNNLLNNAIKFTEHGSVTLSVNRDEQEITFAITDTGPGIPPESREAIFEKFKQLETFLTREHGGTGLGLAIVKQLVEHMGGRVTLDSTVGTGSTFTLHFPLEPIHG
- the alaS gene encoding alanine--tRNA ligase, with product MKSAEIRQQFLDFFASKGHQIVASSSLVPHEDPTLLFTNAGMNQFKDVFLGFDKRPYSRATTSQKCVRAGGKHNDLENVGYTARHHTFFEMLGNFSFGDYFKRDAITYAWELLTEVYKLPKDKLTITVYAEDDEAYDIWTKEVGVPAERVIRIGDNKGARYASDNFWMMGDTGPCGPCTEIFYDHGEKHWGGPPGSPEEDGDRFIEIWNNVFMQFNRDEAGVMHPLPKPSVDTGMGLERISAVLQGVHANYEIDLFQSLIKAAARETSDADINSPSLKVLADHIRACSFLLADGVIPGNEGRGYVLRRIIRRAIRHGYKLGARAAFFHKMVPDLVAEMGGAYPELVQNQARVTATLKQEEERFFATIEHGMAIVESELAALKAAGNKVFNGDTAFKLHDTYGFPLDLTQDICREQEITVDAAAFDAAMARQKEQARAAGKFKMAANLEYDGPVSTFHGYDGLEAQGKILALYKDGVAVNELHEGDLGVAVLDNTPFYAESGGQVGDRGEFKAAAGIFAVEDTLKIQATVFGHHGVVKTGSLVVGQSVTARVDAPSRAATARNHSVTHLMHKALREVLGQHVQQKGSQVDPDKTRFDFAHTAAMSAEEIREVEEIVNHEILANAATDSRVMGIEDAQKSGAMMLFGEKYGDEVRVVGIGSSKELCGGTHVSRTGDIGLFKILAESGVAAGVRRVEAVTGHNALRYVQQQERQVLGVSALLKTQPEEVAERVVGILDNVRNLEKELARLKSKLASSQGDDLLNQAVDIKGAKVLAVTLEGADLNSLRETMDKLKDKLKSAAIVLASVADGKVTLIAGVTADLTGKVKAGELVNLVAQQVGGKGGGRPDMAQAGGTQPENLPAALASVAAWVDGKL
- a CDS encoding PP2C family serine/threonine-protein phosphatase, with amino-acid sequence MPIAIDACAAQHQADRKEQQDRVAILSHPRKRGVVLALVADGMGGYAGGSLAAEQVLHTAKSSLEHFSPAEEAPEKMLEAAMLEAHTMIRASRFINEKEPHSTAVMLLLQPGRLTWGHCGDSRLYRFHGKDLVSRTVDHSYVEHLVNIGRISPEEALTHPNRNVLMTSLGGVDEPRIDFANSVEIVAGDSFVLCSDGLWAYFGEVEMGLLVAGNSARKACEIMIDEARRRARGAGDNVSLAVIKIVDVPVPRPSPSSFRT
- a CDS encoding response regulator — protein: MADRNALVVDDHPTNRLLATTLLKKLGWSPLEADNGETALILAGQNNFSLVLLDISMPGISGEETCTRLRAMQGDRPLHIIAYTAHAFPEERERFLAYGFDNILVKPINRQRLEELIADL
- the ugpQ gene encoding glycerophosphodiester phosphodiesterase; this translates as MHDSLPRWFAHRGGGSLAPENTLAGIHLAASLGFRAVEFDVMLSRDGTPILIHDETLERTTNGVGQVCESTDAQLFSLNAGHGERIPRFSEAAALCRQYGLLANVEIKPASGHEIRTAEIVASLTAEYWHGADVPPLLSSFSLDALAVARDVAPQIRRGVLYESVPAGWLEDIRYLQAFSLHCDAVQLTDATLADCRQQGVPVLCYTVNVPEMAEMLFRRGVSALFTDRLDLFSPETTAYKSLQSDG
- a CDS encoding extracellular solute-binding protein; the protein is MSRPLRPLVAAACVAMAFSAQAAKPAKQAKQAAKPAAATPAAPSELALAHNLGPAGEERLQVVVDRFNKETGSALKLIRHEHGQKPASLNLIRRYDLAEVLAYPKNFVPLYDMMAKAGQPLNVGELSSDLKAGVVDAKGRLVALPLAYSTPVLFFNKNALRKAKLDPEQPPKTWFEMQGMLDKLQDAGYACPYTTSWPVWVHIDNVSSVSGVPAMNEKGLLTFNGLPQVKHVAMMATWAKAGYFRTFGRRDEASAKFQDGECAMITTDSREVTDFRDAKGVELGVAPMPFHDDVYGGRQHTLADGASLWAGAGYTPVQYKQAAKFVAYLLSPEMQVELVRSYGQLPLTAASRAAARSKLLKDDDQSLQVAYGSLNGKGAQPSVRVANIDPVRIITNEELEAVWSDKKPAKAALDTAVSRGNAVLGAKPGLKKAQPF
- a CDS encoding DEAD/DEAH box helicase, with the protein product MTFADLGLAPELLRAVLDEGYTKPTPIQAQAIPLVIRGQDIMGGAQTGTGKTAAFTLPILQRILPFASSSPSPAKHPVRALILAPTRELALQVFESVKAYSKHTHLRSMCAFGGVDIKPQIAELKKGVEILVATPGRLLDHVENKSVSFNSVQALVLDEADRMLDMGFVPDVTRILNLLPQQRQSLLFSATFSEEIKKLADSMLRSPVLIEVARRNQVSDTITHRVHPVSEYGKRGLLTKLLKSGEIRQCIVFMRTKQGCSRLTRELQRAGIQADAIHGDKSQLDRIKALDAFKAGQTHALIATDVAARGLDVDDLPYVINYELPHTPEDYVHRIGRTGRAGKSGNAISLVSAHEVGYLVDIEKLIKRPIEQVEVVGFEPEAEYEYPPGNKKKRPPAAPSKAPLAHKPERSERYERAERSERRPARRNPMIAADGFDFSKPYEETTPRGEVPDSAQAPAKPDPHKPRRVVAALLGGLGRK